One Candidatus Devosia phytovorans genomic window carries:
- a CDS encoding MmcQ/YjbR family DNA-binding protein produces the protein MSDDLDRAFTRIEKLAEARALPGLSRSTSYGTPALKVKDKSFVRLREPDVLVLLCPPEQKTLLMEISPETYFETEHYIGHAAVLIRLDRISDEELSLRLEDGWRHKAPKALSGQKPMQTSQDD, from the coding sequence ATGTCCGATGACCTCGACCGGGCCTTCACCCGCATCGAAAAGCTGGCTGAGGCGCGCGCCCTGCCCGGCCTCTCCCGCTCCACCAGCTATGGCACGCCAGCGCTCAAGGTGAAGGACAAAAGCTTCGTCCGGCTGCGCGAGCCCGATGTGCTGGTCCTGCTCTGCCCGCCCGAGCAAAAAACCCTGCTGATGGAAATCTCGCCCGAAACCTATTTCGAGACCGAGCATTATATCGGTCACGCCGCCGTGTTGATCCGGCTCGACCGGATCAGTGACGAGGAGCTTTCTTTGCGCCTCGAAGATGGGTGGCGGCACAAGGCGCCCAAAGCGCTGTCAGGGCAAAAGCCGATGCAAACGTCGCAGGATGACTGA
- the mgtE gene encoding magnesium transporter has product MSTDPEMTPDLEAGIDSNAFRDSEDRISPLWLERLRAYLAAGRDDDVATVVEPLHAADLGDVLESLDPDERLHLVRLLGDRFDYSALTEVDESVRMEIMDEIPNADIARGVAQLDSDDAVAILEDLEQEDRDEVLAKLPTFERLSLKRSLDFPEDSAGRRMQTDFIAIPPFWTVGQTIDYLRSEKDLPDEFYQIYVVDASYQVLGTIPLDKFLRAKRVTSIEALMNTNLVLVDANEDQEEAARDFERYDLVEVGVVDESKRLVGVLTIDDIVDVIHEEADEDIKLLAGVGDEDISDSTFDTVRSRVPWLVINLFTAVAVSFVIGLFDATIEQMVALAVLMPIVASMGGNAGTQTMTVTVRALAMRELDGRRLRRLVTREMVVGMANGAIFAVLIGLVTWVRFNNLQLGCVIALAMIINLIVAGTAGILIPVMLDKFKADPAIASAVFVTTITDVVGFFAFLGIAGLWFGLF; this is encoded by the coding sequence ATGAGCACAGATCCAGAGATGACCCCCGACCTCGAGGCCGGGATCGACAGCAATGCGTTCCGCGACAGCGAAGACCGCATCAGTCCGCTCTGGCTTGAACGCTTGCGCGCCTATTTGGCTGCCGGGCGCGACGATGATGTCGCGACCGTCGTCGAGCCCTTGCATGCCGCCGACCTGGGCGACGTGCTGGAATCGCTCGATCCGGACGAACGCCTGCATCTGGTGCGCCTGCTGGGCGATCGCTTCGACTATTCGGCGCTGACCGAGGTCGATGAATCGGTCCGCATGGAGATCATGGACGAGATCCCCAATGCGGACATTGCCCGCGGCGTGGCCCAGCTCGACAGCGACGACGCTGTGGCGATCCTCGAGGATCTCGAGCAGGAGGACCGGGACGAAGTCCTGGCCAAGCTGCCGACCTTCGAGCGGCTGAGCCTCAAGCGCAGTCTCGATTTTCCCGAAGATTCCGCCGGGCGGCGGATGCAGACCGATTTCATCGCCATCCCGCCGTTCTGGACGGTGGGGCAGACGATCGACTATCTGCGCAGCGAAAAGGACCTGCCCGACGAGTTCTACCAGATCTATGTGGTGGATGCGTCCTATCAGGTGCTGGGCACCATTCCGCTCGACAAGTTCCTGCGGGCCAAGCGCGTCACGTCCATCGAAGCGCTGATGAATACCAACCTCGTGCTGGTCGATGCCAACGAAGACCAGGAAGAAGCCGCGCGCGACTTCGAGCGCTATGACCTTGTCGAAGTGGGCGTGGTGGACGAGAGCAAGCGCCTCGTCGGCGTTCTGACCATCGACGATATCGTCGACGTCATCCACGAAGAGGCCGACGAGGATATCAAGCTGCTGGCCGGCGTGGGCGACGAGGATATTTCCGACTCGACCTTCGATACGGTACGCAGCCGCGTGCCGTGGCTGGTGATAAACCTCTTCACTGCGGTGGCCGTGTCCTTTGTCATCGGCCTGTTCGATGCGACCATCGAACAGATGGTGGCGCTGGCGGTGCTGATGCCGATCGTGGCGTCGATGGGCGGCAATGCCGGGACGCAGACCATGACGGTGACGGTGCGCGCGCTGGCGATGCGCGAGTTGGACGGGCGGCGCCTGCGGCGGCTGGTCACCCGAGAAATGGTCGTGGGCATGGCCAATGGCGCTATCTTTGCCGTGCTGATCGGGCTCGTCACCTGGGTGCGCTTCAACAATCTGCAGCTGGGCTGCGTCATCGCGCTGGCCATGATCATCAACCTGATCGTTGCGGGCACGGCGGGCATCCTGATCCCGGTGATGCTGGACAAGTTTAAGGCCGATCCGGCGATCGCTTCGGCGGTTTTCGTGACGACGATCACTGACGTGGTCGGATTTTTTGCCTTCCTGGGCATCGCTGGCCTCTGGTTCGGCCTGTTCTAA
- a CDS encoding glutathione S-transferase family protein, producing the protein MKLLIGNRNYSTWSLRPWLVLKHFDIPFEDEVLQLSGEGWRENLAARSPTGKVPVLLDDDLVVPETIAIIEYLADSFPEKAIWPADRKQRALARAAAAEMHSAFGSLRSHAPMNLRAAHPGKVSVDSVARDLHRLETLWGGLLSVSGGPFLFGAFTAADAMFAPVATRIRTYALPVSDLASAYVEAIYALPAFQDWLKLALHEPWIVDDDEIDVIQGRVKPGTLA; encoded by the coding sequence ATGAAGCTGCTGATCGGCAATCGCAATTATTCCACCTGGTCGCTGCGGCCCTGGCTGGTGCTGAAGCATTTCGATATTCCCTTCGAGGACGAAGTGCTGCAGCTCTCGGGCGAGGGTTGGCGCGAAAATCTTGCGGCGCGCTCACCGACCGGCAAGGTGCCGGTTCTGCTTGATGATGATCTGGTTGTGCCGGAAACCATCGCCATCATCGAATATCTGGCGGACAGCTTCCCCGAGAAGGCGATCTGGCCGGCCGACCGCAAGCAACGGGCGCTGGCGCGGGCGGCGGCAGCGGAAATGCATTCGGCCTTCGGCTCGCTGCGCAGCCATGCGCCGATGAACCTGCGGGCTGCGCATCCGGGCAAGGTCAGCGTGGATTCGGTGGCCAGGGACCTGCACCGGCTGGAAACGCTCTGGGGTGGGCTGCTGAGCGTTTCGGGTGGGCCATTCCTCTTCGGCGCCTTCACGGCAGCCGACGCGATGTTTGCGCCAGTGGCGACGCGTATCCGCACCTACGCGCTGCCGGTGTCCGACCTTGCCTCCGCCTATGTGGAGGCTATCTATGCGCTGCCGGCCTTCCAGGACTGGCTGAAGCTGGCGCTGCACGAGCCGTGGATCGTTGATGACGACGAGATCGATGTCATCCAGGGCCGCGTCAAACCGGGAACTCTTGCATGA
- a CDS encoding DUF1489 domain-containing protein, whose translation MIHMIKLCVGVSSLEELESYRNERAHWWDADYGEDVHVHRTRMMPKRREEMEGLSSIYWVIAGQVVCRQPIVRLAKFTNDEGIDYCDIIMSPDMVRTVPYPKRPFQGWRYLQPKDAPPDLGANENAESLALAADLAKLGLI comes from the coding sequence ATGATCCATATGATCAAGCTCTGCGTCGGCGTCTCGAGCCTCGAAGAGCTGGAAAGCTATCGCAACGAGCGCGCTCATTGGTGGGACGCCGACTATGGCGAAGACGTGCATGTGCATCGCACCCGCATGATGCCCAAGCGCCGGGAGGAGATGGAAGGCCTCTCGTCGATCTACTGGGTGATTGCCGGGCAGGTCGTGTGCCGCCAGCCGATCGTCAGACTGGCCAAGTTCACCAATGACGAGGGAATCGACTATTGCGATATCATCATGTCCCCGGACATGGTGCGCACGGTGCCCTATCCCAAGCGCCCGTTCCAGGGCTGGCGTTATCTGCAGCCCAAGGATGCGCCGCCCGACCTGGGCGCCAACGAGAATGCGGAATCGCTGGCGCTGGCTGCAGATCTCGCCAAGCTGGGCCTGATCTAG
- a CDS encoding GGDEF domain-containing protein yields MFVDQTSLLLALGFAAFALATTLFVTWLSARSERFILMWATGAAVMVLAFAGFSIYAVTSIYLLLWISNMLLTGSFVIFYGAGCVFTEKHMPQGRVTLVGSLVATAITVPFIMGFDALGAMIGNLANATVLATTAKKFWDGRDEAPLWVGGIVGLYSLTALSFIPCALVIYLKGPLVLTAPPSGWAEDLNSIVGLIGLTGIGALSLALNQARVARRHQHAANTDDLTGLLNRRAVFERFASNNMETTTAAVIFDLDHFKLINDRHGHAAGDEALKRFANLLRQQTPPGASAARIGGEEFIVIWPLTDGARALALAEAIRASFALELVQGPAGAFHGTVSAGMALGLGLSDSFEATMRRADDALYAAKHGGRNRVVTHDTGLGSASPIVRKPSA; encoded by the coding sequence ATGTTCGTGGATCAGACCTCGCTGCTGCTGGCGCTCGGTTTTGCCGCTTTCGCCCTCGCCACGACGCTGTTCGTCACCTGGCTATCGGCGCGCAGCGAACGGTTCATCCTGATGTGGGCCACTGGCGCCGCGGTCATGGTTCTCGCCTTTGCCGGCTTCTCCATCTACGCCGTCACCAGCATCTACCTGCTGCTGTGGATCTCCAACATGCTGCTGACCGGCAGCTTCGTGATCTTCTATGGCGCCGGCTGCGTCTTCACCGAAAAGCACATGCCGCAAGGCCGCGTGACGCTGGTGGGGAGCCTCGTCGCTACCGCCATCACCGTGCCTTTCATCATGGGTTTCGACGCCCTCGGCGCCATGATCGGCAACCTTGCAAACGCCACCGTACTCGCCACCACCGCCAAAAAGTTCTGGGACGGTCGCGATGAGGCCCCGCTCTGGGTCGGCGGCATCGTCGGCCTCTACAGCCTCACCGCCCTCTCCTTCATCCCCTGCGCGCTGGTAATCTACCTCAAGGGCCCGCTGGTGCTGACGGCGCCCCCGAGCGGCTGGGCCGAGGATCTCAATTCCATCGTCGGGCTGATCGGCCTCACTGGCATCGGCGCCCTGTCGCTCGCCCTCAACCAGGCCCGCGTCGCCCGCCGGCACCAGCACGCGGCCAATACCGACGACCTGACGGGCCTCCTCAACCGCCGCGCCGTGTTCGAACGTTTTGCCTCGAACAACATGGAAACGACCACCGCGGCCGTCATCTTCGACCTCGACCATTTCAAGTTGATCAATGACCGTCACGGCCACGCTGCCGGTGACGAGGCGCTGAAGCGCTTTGCCAACCTGCTGCGTCAGCAAACGCCTCCCGGCGCCTCGGCCGCGCGCATCGGTGGTGAGGAATTCATCGTCATCTGGCCGCTGACCGATGGCGCCCGCGCCCTGGCACTGGCCGAGGCCATCCGCGCCAGTTTTGCGTTGGAGCTTGTCCAGGGTCCGGCAGGCGCCTTCCATGGCACGGTCAGCGCCGGCATGGCGCTGGGCCTGGGCCTATCCGACAGTTTCGAAGCTACCATGCGCCGCGCCGACGACGCGCTCTACGCTGCCAAGCATGGCGGCCGTAACCGCGTCGTTACCCATGATACGGGCCTGGGCAGCGCATCACCCATTGTGCGCAAGCCTTCGGCCTAG
- a CDS encoding nitroreductase/quinone reductase family protein — protein sequence MSDFNDKVIADFRSSGGKPGGYFKNAPVLLLHSIGARSGLERTQPLMFLPEGDDAWFVFASFGGGPKDPAWFHNVVANPDFDISVGDGSTISRLPVHARVLDGGERDSVYARQAKLFPQFAEYKEKTSRDVIPVIELSRRN from the coding sequence GTGAGCGATTTCAACGACAAGGTCATTGCAGATTTCAGGTCGAGCGGCGGCAAGCCGGGTGGATATTTCAAGAACGCCCCGGTGCTGCTGCTGCATTCGATCGGGGCCAGGTCGGGTCTTGAACGCACGCAGCCGCTGATGTTCCTGCCCGAGGGCGATGATGCCTGGTTCGTCTTTGCCTCGTTCGGCGGCGGCCCCAAGGATCCGGCATGGTTCCACAATGTGGTGGCCAACCCCGATTTCGACATTTCCGTCGGTGACGGCTCCACCATTTCCCGATTGCCGGTGCATGCACGCGTGCTGGATGGGGGCGAACGCGACAGCGTCTATGCCAGGCAGGCCAAGCTCTTCCCGCAATTTGCCGAATACAAGGAAAAGACCAGCCGTGACGTGATCCCGGTGATCGAGCTCAGCCGGCGCAACTAG
- a CDS encoding murein L,D-transpeptidase encodes MLANALRAIALTLAVVALAGCAFIGDNRGNVPISKELVDRMAQIGSSPSEPMMIRVFKESSELEVWKRTRSGQFALLKTYPICKWSGTLGPKIKEGDYQSPEGFYDVTPALLNPKSSYHLSFNVGFPNKFDAALNRTGSYLMIHGDCLSVGCFAMTDEGIKEIYAMVRDSFRGSNASVQLQLLPFRMTEENFARHASSPHVAFWRDLRVGTDAFDQTKQLPSWDVCQQRYVFNLNDPRTAPLDPNGACPMASYSTMAAL; translated from the coding sequence ATGCTCGCCAACGCCCTGCGCGCCATCGCGCTCACGCTTGCAGTCGTCGCCCTCGCCGGCTGCGCCTTCATCGGCGACAACCGCGGCAACGTGCCAATCTCTAAGGAACTCGTCGACCGCATGGCCCAGATCGGCTCGTCACCGTCCGAGCCGATGATGATCCGCGTCTTCAAGGAAAGCTCTGAGCTCGAGGTCTGGAAGCGCACCCGCTCCGGCCAGTTTGCCCTGCTGAAAACCTATCCGATCTGCAAATGGTCCGGCACGCTGGGTCCCAAGATCAAGGAAGGCGACTACCAGTCGCCCGAGGGCTTCTATGACGTCACCCCGGCCCTGCTGAACCCGAAGTCGTCCTATCACCTGTCCTTCAATGTCGGCTTCCCCAACAAGTTCGACGCGGCGCTCAACCGCACCGGGTCCTACCTGATGATCCACGGCGACTGTCTCTCCGTCGGCTGCTTTGCCATGACCGACGAGGGCATCAAGGAAATCTACGCCATGGTCCGCGACAGCTTCCGTGGCAGCAATGCCAGCGTGCAGCTCCAGCTGCTGCCCTTCCGCATGACCGAAGAAAACTTCGCCCGCCACGCGTCGAGCCCGCATGTCGCCTTCTGGCGCGACCTCAGGGTCGGTACCGACGCCTTCGACCAGACCAAGCAACTGCCGAGCTGGGACGTCTGCCAGCAGCGTTACGTCTTCAACCTCAATGACCCGCGCACGGCGCCGCTCGATCCGAACGGCGCCTGCCCCATGGCCTCCTACTCGACCATGGCCGCCCTCTAG
- a CDS encoding VWA domain-containing protein — protein MADKDPAARQTSNLPDKGKVSGDIAAFVKKVGVMARPNAAQDGRLLFALDATMSRQPTWDLACSLQAEMFRAIPKPSALQVQLLYFRGFGECRASKWVVDGDALARLMSGIDCRGGHTQIAKVFAHARTEHAKRRINAVVYVGDAIEENVDELAEKAGQLGLLGLPLFVFQEGRDAKVEAGFREFARLTKGAYARFDASAPQELAALLKAVAAFASGGRDLMKLQGSGQAQALLAQLPK, from the coding sequence ATGGCGGATAAAGACCCAGCAGCACGACAGACCAGCAACCTGCCCGACAAGGGCAAGGTCAGCGGCGACATCGCCGCATTTGTCAAAAAGGTCGGTGTCATGGCACGGCCCAATGCGGCGCAGGACGGGCGGCTGCTGTTCGCGCTGGACGCGACGATGAGCCGGCAGCCGACCTGGGATCTGGCCTGTTCGCTGCAGGCGGAGATGTTCCGCGCCATCCCCAAGCCAAGCGCCCTGCAGGTGCAATTGCTGTATTTCCGCGGCTTTGGCGAATGCCGGGCCAGCAAATGGGTGGTGGATGGCGATGCGCTGGCGCGCCTGATGAGCGGCATCGATTGCCGCGGCGGGCATACCCAGATCGCCAAGGTGTTTGCCCATGCGCGGACCGAGCATGCCAAGCGGCGGATCAATGCCGTGGTCTATGTCGGCGATGCCATCGAGGAGAATGTCGACGAGCTGGCGGAGAAAGCCGGGCAGTTGGGACTTCTGGGCCTGCCGTTGTTCGTCTTTCAGGAAGGGCGGGACGCCAAGGTTGAGGCGGGGTTCCGCGAGTTTGCGCGGCTGACCAAGGGCGCCTATGCGCGGTTTGATGCCTCTGCCCCACAGGAGCTGGCGGCGCTGCTCAAGGCGGTGGCGGCCTTTGCCAGCGGCGGGCGCGATCTGATGAAGCTGCAGGGCAGCGGGCAGGCCCAGGCGCTGCTGGCGCAATTGCCCAAATGA
- a CDS encoding DnaJ domain-containing protein, which yields MTWLFIGGFVLLAGFAAYNYLRGVDRALLRRGLRWLVGGFGMLAAVGLLFARRFDIAIFVGAGAFSVLRTGRLGPISFDGPGMDAGSVSKVQSYRFAMELDHDTGAVTGRVLNGSFAGMDLMDLGEAETRILLAEVEGDADSLSLFESWLDANRSGWREYFSEQNSGEAPRQSSGDPMAEAYEVLGLKPGASDAEIRAAHRELMKAVHPDHGGSSYLAARINEARDRLLGD from the coding sequence ATGACATGGCTTTTCATTGGCGGCTTCGTGCTGCTCGCCGGTTTTGCTGCTTATAATTACCTCCGCGGGGTGGATCGGGCTTTGCTGCGGCGCGGTCTGCGCTGGCTGGTGGGTGGTTTTGGCATGCTGGCAGCGGTGGGCTTGCTGTTTGCCCGTCGCTTCGACATCGCAATCTTTGTCGGAGCGGGTGCCTTTTCGGTGCTGCGGACGGGACGGCTGGGGCCGATCTCCTTTGACGGGCCGGGCATGGATGCAGGCAGTGTCTCCAAGGTGCAGAGCTACCGCTTTGCCATGGAGCTCGATCACGACACCGGCGCGGTGACCGGCCGGGTGCTCAATGGCTCTTTCGCGGGCATGGACCTGATGGACCTCGGGGAAGCGGAAACGCGAATCCTTCTGGCCGAGGTCGAAGGCGATGCGGATAGTCTCAGCCTCTTCGAAAGCTGGCTGGATGCCAATCGGAGTGGCTGGCGTGAATATTTTTCGGAACAGAATTCAGGGGAGGCGCCGCGGCAGAGTTCGGGTGATCCCATGGCCGAGGCCTATGAAGTGCTGGGTCTCAAACCCGGTGCCAGCGATGCGGAAATCCGCGCCGCACATCGGGAATTGATGAAGGCGGTACACCCCGACCATGGCGGATCGAGCTATCTCGCCGCGCGCATCAACGAGGCGCGTGACAGGTTGCTGGGCGATTAA
- a CDS encoding division plane positioning ATPase MipZ, whose product MRDGAHVIVVGNEKGGSGKSTTAFHLAVYLLYAGYRVATVDVDSRQQTLTHYVRNRRTHVQETGRKLPNPLHYHLPAAWGDSQKENQQAEFDMFRRSVGEVENKVDYLIIDTPGFDTNLTRLAHSLADTLVTPINDSMIDINVLARIDAETGLPIETSHYARLVQRARSERLAIGGETIDWVLVRNRMSMLGSRNARQVHATLEGVATRFGCRIADGIAERVIFRSLFPTGMTVFDPLDDEVDSASVSHVSARQEYRNLVATLNLPLAEHEREPMRLSA is encoded by the coding sequence ATGCGTGATGGTGCGCATGTCATCGTAGTGGGCAATGAGAAGGGCGGGTCGGGCAAGTCGACCACCGCCTTCCATCTGGCTGTCTATCTGCTTTACGCCGGCTATCGCGTGGCGACGGTCGACGTGGACAGCCGTCAGCAGACGCTGACGCATTATGTGCGCAACCGCCGTACCCATGTCCAGGAAACCGGCCGCAAGCTGCCCAATCCGCTGCACTACCACCTGCCGGCCGCCTGGGGCGACTCGCAGAAGGAAAACCAGCAGGCCGAGTTCGACATGTTCCGCCGCTCGGTCGGCGAGGTCGAAAACAAGGTCGACTACCTGATCATCGATACGCCCGGCTTCGATACCAACCTGACGCGTCTGGCGCATTCGCTGGCCGATACGCTGGTGACGCCGATCAATGATTCCATGATCGACATCAATGTGCTGGCCCGGATCGATGCCGAGACCGGCCTGCCGATCGAAACCAGCCACTACGCCCGCCTCGTGCAGCGTGCACGGTCCGAACGTCTGGCCATCGGCGGCGAGACCATCGACTGGGTGCTGGTGCGCAATCGCATGTCCATGCTGGGCTCGCGCAATGCACGGCAGGTGCATGCCACGCTCGAAGGCGTTGCGACCCGCTTCGGCTGCCGCATTGCCGATGGCATTGCCGAGCGCGTGATCTTCCGTTCTTTGTTTCCCACGGGGATGACCGTGTTCGATCCGCTCGATGACGAGGTGGACTCGGCGTCGGTATCCCATGTCAGCGCGCGGCAGGAATATCGCAATCTGGTGGCGACGCTGAACTTGCCGCTAGCCGAGCATGAGCGCGAGCCGATGCGGCTTTCTGCCTGA
- a CDS encoding division plane positioning ATPase MipZ has protein sequence MARDGVHVIVVGNEKGGSGKSTTAFHLAVFLLYEGYKVATLDVDSRQQTMTHYVRNRREWARTRDLTIPHPTHFHLPLLRGDSAKENHRVEFDLFRQAVGEVEHDADFLVVDTPGFDTNLTRLAHSLADTLVTPVNDSLIDLNVIAQFDPATGEPREMSHYSRLVQRARSERMAVDGQSIDWVLVRNRISMLSSRNMRQVQTMLERAAARLGCRVADGIAERVIFRSLFPTGMTVFDPLDQELLGGVPSMSHMSARQEYRSLVAALHLPTRELATTAE, from the coding sequence ATGGCGCGAGACGGCGTTCATGTCATCGTGGTCGGCAATGAGAAGGGTGGGTCTGGCAAGTCCACGACCGCTTTCCACCTTGCCGTGTTCCTGCTCTACGAAGGCTACAAGGTCGCGACGCTGGATGTAGACAGCCGCCAGCAGACGATGACGCATTATGTGCGCAATCGCCGCGAGTGGGCCCGCACCCGGGATCTTACCATCCCGCATCCGACGCATTTCCACCTGCCGCTGCTGCGCGGCGATTCCGCCAAGGAAAACCATCGCGTCGAATTCGACCTGTTCCGCCAGGCGGTGGGGGAGGTGGAGCATGACGCGGATTTCCTCGTCGTCGATACGCCCGGCTTCGACACCAACCTCACACGCCTCGCGCATTCGCTGGCCGATACGCTGGTGACGCCGGTCAATGACAGCCTGATCGATCTCAATGTGATTGCGCAGTTTGATCCCGCCACGGGCGAACCGCGCGAGATGAGCCACTATTCGCGGCTGGTGCAGCGGGCACGGTCCGAACGCATGGCGGTGGACGGCCAGTCGATCGACTGGGTGCTGGTGCGCAATCGCATTTCCATGCTGTCGTCGCGCAATATGCGGCAGGTGCAGACCATGCTCGAGCGGGCGGCGGCGCGACTGGGTTGCCGGGTGGCCGATGGCATTGCCGAGCGGGTGATTTTCCGCTCGCTGTTTCCCACCGGGATGACGGTCTTTGATCCGCTGGATCAGGAATTGCTCGGGGGCGTGCCCTCGATGTCGCATATGAGCGCGCGGCAGGAATATCGCAGCCTGGTTGCGGCCCTGCATCTGCCGACGCGCGAGCTCGCTACCACCGCCGAGTGA